One window from the genome of Elephas maximus indicus isolate mEleMax1 chromosome 8, mEleMax1 primary haplotype, whole genome shotgun sequence encodes:
- the ARL4A gene encoding ADP-ribosylation factor-like protein 4A: MGNGLSDQNSILSSLPSFQSFHIVILGLDCAGKTTVLYRLQFNEFVNTVPTKGFNTEKIKVTLGNSKTVTFHFWDVGGQEKLRPLWKSYTRCTDGIVFVVDSVDVERMEEAKTELHKITRISENQGVPVLIVANKQDLRNSLSLSEIEKLLAMGELSSSTPWHLQPTCAIIGDGLKEGLEKLHDMIIKRRKMLRQQKKKR, translated from the coding sequence ATGGGGAATGGACTGTCAGACCAGAATTCTATCCTGTCCAGCTTGCCTTCATTTCAGTCCTTCCACATTGTTATTCTGGGTTTGGACTGTGCTGGAAAGACAACTGTATTATACAGGCTGCAGTTCAATGAATTTGTAAATACCGTGCCTACCAAAGGatttaacacagagaaaattaAGGTAACCTTGGGAAATTCTAAAACAGTCACTTTTCACTTTTGGGATGTAGGTGGTCAGGAGAAATTAAGGCCCCTGTGGAAATCATATACCAGATGCACAGATGGCATTGTGTTTGTTGTGGACTCTGTTGATGTTGAAAGGATGGAAGAAGCCAAAACTGAACTTCACAAAATAACTAGGATATCAGAGAATCAAGGAGTCCCTGTACTTATAGTTGCTAACAAACAAGACCTCAGGAACTCATTGTCTCTCTCGGAAATTGAGAAATTGTTAGCAATGGGTGAACTGAGCTCATCAACTCCTTGGCATTTGCAGCCTACCTGTGCAATCATAGGAGATGGACTAAAGGAAGGACTTGAGAAGTTACATGATATgataattaaaagaagaaaaatgttgcggcaacagaaaaagaaaagatga